A stretch of DNA from Desulfosarcina ovata subsp. ovata:
GGTCCGTATCAAGGGCTGCATACGCCTGGAACAGAGTGTGCAAACCCTTTGTCCGTTCGACACGACCTGCCGAGCAGAACAGAAAACCCTGCGGTTTCAGGTCCCACTTTTTAAGGAAGGCTTCTGGGGGCTTCTTCATGAAGAGGATGCCGTTCGGAATATAGTGAACGTCCTGTTTGTATTTTTTCTGGTAATAGTCCGCCAGTGGCTTCGATACGGAAGTGATCTTATGTGGTACATGGATAAAAAAACGTTCGGCAATTTTGGACATGGTGCGAGGGATCAGGCCCCATTTCTTCCTCAGATAGGCTTGACCATGAGAGGTAGCGATGGTGCCGAATCGGGCCTTTGGTTTCCAGGCCAGCAAACAGGGGTCGGTGCTGTGAATATGGACGATGTCAAATGCCTCTTTGTTCGTGGCAGCTGAAGCGTTCCACATGTGGCTGATCATCTCCAGGCTGCCCGACGAAGAACCGGGAACGACCTTGACCTGTGCTCCGGCGTAATCGGACATCTCTTCGGTGTAGGTGTCGTATCCGTATACCGTGATCTCGTACCCAAGATTGGACAAATGCGGCAGGAGTGAATCAACGACCACCTCCACACCATGGTGACCGGGTACGCCTTTTGTCCCCAGAATCGCAATCTTCATCTTCTCAATGCCCGCTTATTGGAAAAAAGTTCTATATCCTCCACGCTCTGCCCTTCGCCCTCTGCGCCATGCTCTCCGCCCTATGCCCTTTCAAAGACATATCTCTTGCCCTCGATACAACCTCAATTTGTTTTCCAGCACCCATTTTATGGGCCGCCACGGTTTTTTCCGCATCGCAGGAACGGCCGTGCCGGTCATCCAGCAGTTTTGTTTGCAGTCGCTCACCTGCCTGCGGATTTTTTCTGCCTGTTCGCTGTTCCAGATTTCTTCAAAGGATTGATCCACCAGATTTCCCATGATCATGGGCTCCGATGATCCATTGCAGGCAAGCAC
This window harbors:
- a CDS encoding glycosyltransferase family 4 protein, with product MKIAILGTKGVPGHHGVEVVVDSLLPHLSNLGYEITVYGYDTYTEEMSDYAGAQVKVVPGSSSGSLEMISHMWNASAATNKEAFDIVHIHSTDPCLLAWKPKARFGTIATSHGQAYLRKKWGLIPRTMSKIAERFFIHVPHKITSVSKPLADYYQKKYKQDVHYIPNGILFMKKPPEAFLKKWDLKPQGFLFCSAGRVERTKGLHTLFQAYAALDTDLPLVIAGGGSGSDPEYLDQLTRNKPDRVLFTGFLTGDEFYALYAHARVFVFPSEYEAMSMALLEGLSFGTPTVYSDIPENIAVADGLAYPFKMSDANSLASQLGIVLGQYNDAVALGQKARSEIRQNHDWAKIAAQYHQLYLAMAASK